The proteins below are encoded in one region of Thermococcus peptonophilus:
- a CDS encoding glutaredoxin family protein encodes MVKVKKTGILLMLLVLVGFASACLGSDSNTSSQTSTESPKYVDVNGTKIYLDQIHFYMYGAKTCPHCRNMKTQIPSVYGEDALTYYELIDNETNMELFRQLNQLTGITGVPAIAIVYNDSLQAIFEGEFKVNATPEIIATAMKENGVIMVVQGQIYLLPRNDPRYSALIDALRTIFVEHRGVDVQSVLEKLKSNSTG; translated from the coding sequence GTGGTAAAGGTGAAAAAAACTGGAATACTGTTGATGCTCCTGGTCTTGGTGGGATTTGCTTCCGCCTGTCTGGGTTCGGATTCAAATACATCCAGCCAGACGTCCACGGAATCTCCAAAATACGTGGATGTAAATGGAACGAAGATATACCTTGATCAGATACACTTTTACATGTACGGAGCAAAGACCTGCCCCCACTGCAGGAATATGAAGACTCAAATTCCCAGCGTCTATGGGGAAGACGCCCTAACGTACTACGAGCTTATTGACAACGAAACCAACATGGAACTCTTCCGGCAGCTCAACCAGTTGACGGGAATAACCGGGGTTCCAGCAATAGCCATAGTCTACAACGACAGCCTTCAGGCAATTTTTGAAGGAGAGTTCAAGGTAAACGCCACCCCTGAGATAATAGCCACCGCAATGAAAGAAAACGGGGTGATAATGGTCGTCCAGGGCCAGATATACCTCCTCCCACGCAATGATCCGCGGTATTCTGCCCTCATCGATGCCCTCCGAACGATTTTCGTGGAACACAGAGGTGTTGATGTTCAGAGCGTTCTGGAGAAGCTGAAATCGAACTCAACAGGTTGA
- a CDS encoding leucine/methionine racemase, giving the protein MTPEEVVERYSRVISRASHVTYVPIVPYRAENALVWDIEGRKYIDFLADAAVQNVGHNNPRVVEAVKKTADRLLHFTFIYGFPVEPLLLAEKLREIAPIDEAKVALGLSGSDANDGAIKFARAYTGRRSIIGYLRSYYGSTYGAMSVTGLDFEVRAKVGQLSDVHFIPFPNCYRCPFGKEPGKCRMECVSFMKEKFEGEVHAEGTAALIAEAIQGDAGMVVPPENYFKKVKRILDEHGILLVVDEVQSGLGRTGKWFAIEHFGVEPDIITLAKPLGGGLPISAIVGRKEIMDSLPPLGHAFTMSGNPVASAAALAVIEEIEEKNLLKRAEILGERAKKKLRRMKKKHELIGDVRGLGLMLGVDLVKDRETKERAYDEAKKVVWRAYELGLIVAFLQGNVLRIEPPLTIEEEVLDEGLDKLEEAIEDVEEGRVPDEVIEKVQGW; this is encoded by the coding sequence ATGACTCCTGAAGAGGTCGTTGAGAGATATTCACGGGTCATTTCCAGGGCGTCCCACGTTACTTATGTACCCATTGTTCCATACCGGGCTGAAAACGCCCTCGTGTGGGACATTGAAGGGAGAAAGTACATAGACTTCCTCGCAGATGCCGCCGTCCAGAACGTTGGACACAACAACCCCCGGGTCGTTGAGGCGGTGAAGAAAACCGCAGACAGGCTACTCCACTTCACCTTCATTTATGGCTTCCCGGTCGAGCCTCTTCTTCTCGCCGAGAAGCTGAGGGAGATAGCACCGATTGATGAAGCAAAGGTTGCCCTTGGCCTGAGCGGGAGCGACGCAAACGACGGCGCGATAAAGTTCGCCAGGGCCTACACCGGCAGGCGTTCGATTATCGGTTACCTCAGGAGCTACTACGGTTCCACCTATGGTGCAATGAGCGTTACCGGTCTTGACTTTGAAGTCCGTGCGAAGGTCGGACAGCTCAGCGATGTCCACTTCATACCTTTTCCAAACTGCTACCGCTGTCCTTTTGGAAAAGAACCCGGAAAATGCAGGATGGAGTGCGTCTCCTTCATGAAGGAGAAATTTGAAGGAGAGGTACACGCCGAGGGAACTGCCGCGCTGATAGCAGAGGCAATACAGGGCGACGCGGGAATGGTGGTGCCACCTGAAAACTACTTCAAGAAAGTCAAAAGGATACTTGATGAGCACGGCATACTGCTCGTCGTTGATGAAGTCCAGAGCGGCCTAGGAAGGACTGGAAAATGGTTCGCCATAGAGCACTTCGGCGTCGAGCCCGACATCATAACCCTCGCAAAGCCCCTGGGCGGCGGACTGCCCATAAGCGCAATAGTTGGGAGGAAAGAGATCATGGACTCACTACCACCGCTGGGGCATGCGTTCACAATGTCGGGCAACCCGGTAGCTAGCGCCGCCGCCCTGGCGGTGATCGAAGAGATAGAAGAGAAAAATCTGCTCAAAAGGGCTGAGATACTTGGAGAGAGGGCAAAGAAAAAACTGAGAAGAATGAAAAAGAAGCACGAGCTGATAGGCGATGTCCGCGGACTGGGCCTCATGCTGGGCGTTGACCTCGTGAAGGATAGAGAAACAAAGGAAAGGGCATACGATGAGGCCAAAAAGGTTGTCTGGAGAGCCTACGAGCTGGGCCTTATAGTTGCCTTCCTCCAGGGCAACGTCCTGAGGATAGAGCCACCCTTGACCATCGAGGAAGAAGTGCTTGATGAGGGATTAGACAAGCTCGAGGAGGCAATAGAGGACGTTGAAGAAGGTCGCGTACCTGATGAAGTCATTGAGAAAGTGCAGGGATGGTAA
- a CDS encoding SDR family NAD(P)-dependent oxidoreductase gives MELAGNVALVTGASRGIGRAIAVALARKGAKVAINYAHDEEGARETERLCREAGAEAMIVKADVRNREEVRAMVEKIVERFGGIDILVNNAGILGKALTPMEVTDEDWDNVLGVNLKGAFIVTQEVLRYMKKGKIVNIASIAGKDGGTVGPHYAASKGGLIAMTFNLARHLAPNILVNAVAPGPVDTGLISPEIKEKLRRLSLTGEIAKPEEIAHAVIFLLENDHITGEVIDVNGGRLMD, from the coding sequence ATGGAGCTGGCTGGAAATGTTGCCCTCGTCACAGGTGCTTCCCGCGGAATTGGGAGAGCCATAGCCGTGGCCCTCGCGAGGAAGGGAGCGAAAGTGGCAATAAACTACGCCCACGACGAAGAGGGGGCCAGAGAGACCGAGAGACTCTGCAGGGAGGCTGGGGCAGAGGCGATGATTGTAAAGGCCGACGTCAGGAACAGGGAAGAAGTCAGAGCTATGGTGGAGAAGATCGTCGAGCGCTTCGGCGGGATAGACATCCTCGTCAACAACGCGGGAATACTCGGAAAGGCACTGACACCGATGGAGGTAACGGATGAGGACTGGGACAACGTTCTTGGAGTCAACCTCAAGGGAGCCTTCATTGTCACGCAGGAGGTTCTTAGGTACATGAAGAAGGGCAAGATCGTAAACATAGCCTCGATAGCGGGAAAGGACGGCGGAACCGTCGGGCCACACTACGCGGCCTCGAAGGGTGGGCTGATAGCGATGACTTTTAACCTCGCGAGGCATCTAGCTCCAAACATACTCGTGAACGCGGTTGCACCGGGTCCGGTGGATACCGGACTGATAAGCCCCGAGATAAAGGAGAAGCTCAGAAGGCTTTCCCTAACGGGTGAAATAGCGAAGCCCGAGGAGATTGCCCACGCGGTTATCTTCCTCCTCGAAAACGACCACATAACCGGTGAGGTTATAGACGTCAACGGTGGCAGGCTGATGGATTAG
- a CDS encoding DUF257 family protein encodes MLSSGQKNKGYRIVIEDILDTLYLHRVHLKLSGLDVSILDDVPVIKEGGHQNIGKIIKYIKLSKDYVIWSREYNEVFSSVLMGGRLIDIILGLEKLFLLSNFREVVNVVNAILTYTGDERRIALYFLNKDLIEDNKHFVLPLVEEIATTVVRVSKEDEGFVMSVVKSMNRNLEGATFTVKS; translated from the coding sequence ATGCTCTCAAGTGGGCAAAAAAACAAGGGGTACCGGATTGTTATCGAAGATATTTTGGACACACTTTACCTGCACAGGGTTCACCTAAAATTGTCGGGGCTCGATGTATCCATTCTGGACGACGTACCGGTAATCAAAGAGGGAGGACATCAAAATATCGGCAAGATAATCAAGTACATCAAGCTCAGCAAAGATTATGTGATTTGGTCTAGGGAATACAACGAAGTTTTTAGCTCTGTTCTAATGGGAGGGAGGCTCATTGATATCATTCTTGGGCTTGAAAAACTGTTTTTGCTGTCCAATTTCAGGGAGGTTGTGAACGTAGTCAATGCCATTCTAACTTACACTGGGGATGAGCGCAGAATTGCATTGTATTTCCTCAATAAGGACTTAATAGAAGACAATAAGCATTTTGTCCTACCCCTTGTTGAGGAAATAGCGACCACCGTGGTTAGGGTTTCAAAGGAGGATGAAGGATTCGTGATGTCCGTCGTTAAGTCGATGAACAGGAATCTTGAAGGTGCGACATTTACGGTCAAGTCCTAA
- a CDS encoding YbhB/YbcL family Raf kinase inhibitor-like protein, whose amino-acid sequence MRTLLPLLLALLVVASGCLSGGGEKMEKTLEVGSVFHDGEFIPKEYTCEGDDINPPIYIANIPPDTRSLAIIVDDPDAPAGTFTHWIAWNIPPVGEIPSWIPKKTETDEPIHIIQGKNDFGRIGYNGPCPPRGHGVHHYHFKVYALDTELKLEPGSSRKELEKAMEGHVIAWGEVVGLYERK is encoded by the coding sequence ATGAGGACGTTGCTCCCACTGCTCCTGGCCTTGCTGGTCGTCGCTTCCGGATGCCTCTCAGGAGGGGGCGAGAAAATGGAGAAAACCCTCGAGGTAGGCTCCGTCTTCCATGACGGAGAGTTCATACCGAAGGAATACACCTGTGAAGGTGACGATATAAACCCGCCGATTTACATCGCTAACATTCCGCCCGATACCAGAAGTTTGGCCATCATCGTTGATGATCCCGATGCACCCGCTGGAACCTTCACCCACTGGATAGCCTGGAACATTCCGCCCGTTGGGGAGATACCCTCCTGGATACCCAAAAAGACCGAGACTGACGAGCCGATACACATCATACAAGGGAAGAACGACTTCGGGAGGATAGGCTACAACGGTCCCTGTCCGCCGAGAGGTCACGGGGTCCACCACTACCACTTCAAGGTCTACGCCCTCGACACGGAACTCAAACTCGAACCCGGCTCATCAAGAAAAGAGTTAGAAAAAGCCATGGAAGGCCATGTAATAGCCTGGGGAGAGGTCGTTGGGCTCTACGAGAGGAAGTAA
- a CDS encoding PIN domain-containing protein, whose product MMGEVVIEKPELQILINLLQEREKIRVGFPLYGTLLFTASPMEKGYLLEVKAEKRDFHVRHPELPSYSDFYEAFISSGVITYDNIEDFKEMLELYRILRKGVVFSPDTNIFYHRFISSYRPLDGYQIVVAEDVKNEIESAMNYKYRSNYLHEIMSTVKNGHLLRELSNRRTKKARKAAYIALKEFEALRDRIIVVERYGEGHNNDERIVKTLKHYDEMSPVMVVFLTADLAITDVARIEGLEYFYFEYPTARLGTHEVSAYQLRTLIFNLAAVFGLVGVNGTLVYGEFGGKKRLNELKLIFREEELQREFLFHLNLCRKLEKIMKG is encoded by the coding sequence ATGATGGGTGAGGTGGTTATTGAAAAGCCTGAACTTCAGATACTCATCAACCTCCTCCAGGAACGGGAGAAAATCCGGGTGGGGTTTCCACTCTATGGCACGCTTCTCTTTACAGCTAGTCCCATGGAGAAGGGCTATCTGCTGGAAGTCAAGGCCGAAAAGCGGGACTTCCACGTCAGGCATCCAGAGCTTCCTTCTTACTCCGACTTCTACGAGGCGTTTATCTCCTCGGGGGTGATCACGTACGACAACATAGAAGACTTTAAGGAAATGCTGGAGCTGTACCGCATCCTCAGAAAAGGAGTTGTGTTTTCTCCCGACACCAACATCTTCTACCACCGCTTTATATCCAGCTATCGGCCTCTCGATGGCTACCAGATCGTCGTCGCCGAGGACGTCAAAAACGAGATAGAGAGTGCCATGAACTACAAGTACCGCTCAAACTACCTCCACGAGATTATGAGCACAGTCAAAAACGGTCATCTCCTGCGTGAGCTGAGTAACAGGAGGACGAAGAAGGCCAGAAAAGCCGCTTACATAGCCCTAAAGGAGTTTGAGGCCCTTAGAGACAGAATAATCGTTGTTGAGCGCTATGGAGAGGGTCACAACAACGACGAGCGCATAGTGAAGACCCTCAAGCACTACGACGAGATGAGCCCGGTGATGGTGGTCTTTCTGACGGCTGACCTTGCCATAACCGACGTCGCCAGAATAGAGGGTCTCGAATACTTCTACTTTGAATATCCAACTGCAAGGCTCGGTACCCATGAGGTCTCCGCCTACCAGCTCAGGACGCTCATCTTCAACCTCGCGGCGGTTTTTGGGCTGGTTGGGGTTAACGGGACGCTGGTTTACGGCGAGTTCGGAGGGAAGAAAAGGCTGAACGAGCTCAAACTTATCTTCAGAGAGGAGGAGCTTCAAAGAGAGTTTCTCTTCCATCTGAACCTGTGCAGGAAGCTGGAGAAAATTATGAAAGGTTAA
- a CDS encoding Lrp/AsnC family transcriptional regulator — protein sequence MMNTEELDSLDKSILRILQEDGRASYSEIARRIGVPESTVRLRVKKLLERGIIRKFAALINPFKAGYSIVAFIAVDTEPGKVKEAAEKLSKLPEVDVLGIATGAHDILMQVTVRDLKELEDFLIEKLGSIDGIKSTETSILTSVRKWGYARVF from the coding sequence ATGATGAACACGGAAGAGCTCGACTCACTTGATAAGTCTATACTTCGGATCCTTCAGGAGGACGGTCGGGCGAGCTACTCCGAGATCGCACGGAGAATAGGAGTTCCAGAATCCACCGTCAGGCTCAGGGTCAAGAAGCTCCTGGAGAGAGGGATTATACGAAAGTTTGCGGCTCTAATAAATCCGTTTAAGGCAGGCTACTCCATAGTGGCCTTCATCGCGGTCGACACAGAGCCGGGCAAAGTGAAGGAGGCCGCGGAGAAGCTCAGCAAACTACCTGAAGTCGATGTCCTTGGCATCGCCACGGGAGCGCACGACATACTGATGCAGGTCACTGTCAGGGATTTGAAGGAGCTTGAGGACTTCCTTATCGAGAAGCTAGGGAGCATAGATGGGATAAAGAGCACGGAGACCTCAATACTAACCAGTGTCAGGAAGTGGGGCTACGCGAGGGTGTTCTAA
- a CDS encoding DUF2284 domain-containing protein → MRVVWEKEIPAGRITVSPRPVWKCRVCPMYGKRPGCPPYAPDWKETKEWARSFKKALLVKFEIDMNDFENEKRKVLLWLLKKEAELFKQGKLYVMALFPGNCNLCDDCPFERGEPCRMPEKVRPSIDAIGIEISSLVEIDFSESVLYGMVMVE, encoded by the coding sequence ATGCGCGTGGTGTGGGAGAAGGAAATTCCAGCGGGGAGGATAACCGTCTCGCCGAGGCCTGTTTGGAAGTGCAGGGTCTGCCCGATGTATGGAAAGAGACCGGGCTGTCCGCCATACGCTCCCGACTGGAAGGAAACTAAAGAGTGGGCCAGATCCTTCAAAAAGGCCCTTCTAGTGAAGTTTGAAATCGACATGAACGACTTCGAAAACGAGAAGAGGAAGGTTCTCCTATGGCTTTTGAAGAAGGAGGCAGAGCTCTTTAAGCAGGGAAAGCTCTACGTGATGGCCCTTTTTCCGGGCAACTGCAATCTCTGCGACGACTGTCCCTTTGAGCGCGGTGAGCCCTGCAGGATGCCTGAGAAGGTGAGGCCGAGCATAGACGCGATCGGGATTGAGATAAGCTCGCTGGTTGAGATAGACTTCTCGGAAAGCGTCCTCTACGGGATGGTGATGGTCGAATGA
- a CDS encoding PDDEXK family nuclease, whose product MSVHIALLGRTPWALVNTYYASVMKGERPKEVYIVTERRYSHNLPKITEAIKTISEAYGFSPEVKTLIIPDDDFKEADRVLKNLFFELKEKGSDIVLNMTSGRKALVAAAIIHSMESNVWEILYMALLDVQFPNRPYMMLPKHMQVLKNFLGDGNDG is encoded by the coding sequence ATGAGCGTTCACATAGCACTCCTTGGAAGGACGCCCTGGGCGCTGGTGAACACATATTACGCCTCGGTAATGAAGGGAGAGCGCCCGAAGGAGGTTTACATCGTAACCGAGAGAAGATACTCCCACAACCTGCCGAAAATAACCGAGGCAATAAAGACAATCTCCGAAGCTTATGGATTTTCTCCCGAAGTGAAGACGCTTATCATACCCGATGATGACTTCAAGGAGGCAGATAGAGTTCTGAAAAACCTCTTCTTCGAGCTGAAGGAGAAGGGCAGTGATATCGTCCTCAACATGACCTCAGGGAGGAAGGCGCTGGTTGCCGCCGCGATAATCCACAGTATGGAGTCCAACGTCTGGGAGATACTCTACATGGCTCTCCTTGATGTTCAGTTTCCGAACAGACCTTACATGATGCTCCCAAAACACATGCAGGTTCTCAAGAACTTCCTGGGTGACGGGAATGATGGGTGA
- a CDS encoding electron transporter: protein MRGEIKLLLVILGLSFGISALALYLLGIPGFIPQFYALSMSDSINPCTFVIYTMLLIALSVRNVEKKQLYIVGSAFILAVYISYYLLGVGLLYLGQYIPLWFAGFLAIAFGVYTIVTGIMEKSRIADKKGIRRKMFSTEATFLSSFFLGVVVSTTLLPCSAGSYLVYATIISHGSRALAFLLLALYNIIFVLPLVLILLTMGSISESKRFSQALVRHSRELSVVAGILLIGIGVWVLMGGSV from the coding sequence ATGAGGGGGGAAATCAAGCTGTTGTTAGTGATTCTGGGGCTGTCCTTTGGAATCAGCGCACTTGCGCTGTACCTGCTAGGGATTCCAGGGTTCATTCCCCAGTTCTACGCCCTCTCAATGAGCGACTCTATAAACCCCTGTACCTTTGTGATATACACGATGCTCTTGATAGCGCTGTCAGTTAGAAATGTTGAGAAGAAGCAGCTTTACATCGTTGGCTCCGCGTTCATCCTGGCTGTCTATATCTCATACTACCTTCTCGGAGTCGGCCTCCTGTACCTCGGGCAGTACATCCCTCTCTGGTTCGCAGGCTTCCTGGCAATAGCGTTTGGAGTCTACACCATTGTTACTGGTATCATGGAAAAGTCAAGGATAGCGGATAAGAAGGGCATTAGGAGGAAGATGTTTAGTACAGAGGCAACTTTTCTGAGCTCTTTCTTCCTCGGTGTCGTGGTCTCGACCACATTACTGCCATGCTCTGCGGGAAGTTATCTCGTCTACGCAACTATTATATCCCATGGCAGCAGGGCGCTTGCATTCCTGCTTCTAGCCCTCTACAACATCATCTTTGTCCTGCCACTCGTTCTGATACTGCTCACTATGGGAAGCATTTCGGAGAGCAAGCGCTTCTCCCAGGCCCTCGTCAGGCACAGCAGGGAGCTTTCAGTCGTCGCCGGAATACTGCTGATCGGAATTGGAGTGTGGGTTCTCATGGGAGGCTCGGTTTAA